A genomic segment from Desulfurispirillum indicum S5 encodes:
- a CDS encoding glutathione S-transferase family protein — protein sequence MQKLELISFKLCPFVQRAVIVLRHKNIDFDVTYIDLQNKPEWFLKLSPTGRTPVLKVGDEVLFESAVIVEYLDEVTPPSLHPADPLIKAQNRAWMEFMGEIQRRIHGLYTASEESVFEQHRVAILGDLARLEAVYRGGTFFNGEEFNLIDAVMAPLCLRLELLREFTGMGLLENCPRLQQWSAVLLEMEAVRLSVVPEFPGLFRGMIERMGGVMAARLTAG from the coding sequence ATGCAAAAACTCGAACTGATCAGCTTCAAACTCTGTCCCTTTGTCCAGCGGGCGGTTATTGTCCTGAGGCACAAGAACATCGACTTCGATGTCACCTACATCGACCTGCAGAACAAGCCTGAGTGGTTCCTGAAGCTTTCGCCTACTGGCAGGACGCCGGTTCTCAAGGTTGGGGACGAGGTGCTGTTTGAATCGGCGGTGATTGTGGAATATCTGGACGAGGTGACACCGCCTTCGCTGCACCCGGCTGATCCGCTGATCAAGGCGCAGAATCGGGCCTGGATGGAATTTATGGGAGAGATTCAGCGGCGTATTCACGGCCTTTACACGGCGTCGGAAGAGTCGGTTTTCGAGCAGCACCGCGTTGCCATACTGGGTGATCTGGCCCGTCTGGAGGCTGTTTACCGTGGTGGGACGTTTTTCAACGGGGAGGAGTTCAATCTGATTGACGCTGTAATGGCGCCCCTGTGTCTGCGTCTGGAACTGCTCCGGGAGTTTACGGGGATGGGTTTGCTGGAAAATTGTCCCCGATTGCAGCAGTGGTCAGCTGTCCTGTTGGAAATGGAAGCAGTGCGGCTGTCGGTGGTGCCGGAATTCCCTGGGCTGTTCAGGGGCATGATTGAGCGCATGGGTGGGGTTATGGCTGCGCGCCTGACGGCTGGCTGA